From Streptomyces yatensis, one genomic window encodes:
- a CDS encoding branched-chain amino acid ABC transporter substrate-binding protein translates to MRHRSLLIITTAITAGALTLSACGSRDDKNDSGGKDSKTTVVIGVDAPLTGSLSALGQGIKNSVDLAAKVANKNNEVDGVTFKVKSFDDQAVPSSGKANATSMVDDEEILGAVGPLNSGVAQSMQGVFDRADLAQVSPANTNPALSQGDDWASGKKSRPFKTYFRTATTDIIQGRFAAQYYYKDAKKRKVFVIDDKQAYGNGLATIFAQEFQRLGGKVVGRDHLTVKETDFSGISNKVKSSGADSVYFGGQYPEGGLLSDQVKQAGAQVPVMGGDGIYDPAFIKASGTNNDGDLATSVGYPVEQLDSAKTFVKNYGDQHYKDPYAAYGGYSYDAGWAIIQAVKAVVEDNDGKLPDDARAKITEALGKVSFDGVTGKVSFDQYGDTTNKQLTVYKVTKGAWKSVKSETFKD, encoded by the coding sequence GTGCGACACCGTTCCTTGCTCATCATCACGACCGCGATCACCGCGGGCGCCCTCACGCTCAGCGCCTGCGGGTCGCGCGACGACAAAAACGACAGTGGCGGCAAGGACAGCAAGACGACCGTGGTCATCGGTGTCGACGCCCCGCTCACCGGCTCGCTGTCCGCCCTCGGCCAGGGCATCAAGAACTCCGTCGACCTCGCGGCCAAGGTGGCCAACAAGAACAACGAGGTCGACGGGGTCACCTTCAAGGTCAAGTCCTTCGACGACCAGGCCGTGCCCTCCTCCGGCAAGGCGAACGCGACCTCGATGGTCGACGACGAGGAGATCCTCGGCGCGGTCGGGCCGCTGAACTCGGGCGTCGCCCAGTCCATGCAGGGCGTCTTCGACCGGGCCGACCTCGCCCAGGTCTCCCCCGCCAACACCAACCCGGCCCTCAGCCAGGGCGACGACTGGGCCTCGGGCAAGAAGTCGCGCCCGTTCAAAACCTACTTCCGCACCGCGACCACCGACATCATCCAGGGCCGCTTCGCCGCGCAGTACTACTACAAGGACGCGAAGAAGCGGAAGGTCTTCGTCATCGACGACAAGCAGGCCTACGGCAACGGCCTCGCCACCATCTTCGCCCAGGAGTTCCAGCGCCTCGGCGGCAAGGTCGTCGGCCGGGACCACCTGACCGTCAAGGAGACCGACTTCTCCGGCATCTCCAACAAGGTCAAGTCCTCCGGCGCCGACTCCGTCTACTTCGGCGGCCAGTACCCCGAGGGCGGACTGCTGTCCGACCAGGTCAAGCAGGCCGGCGCACAGGTCCCGGTCATGGGCGGCGACGGCATCTACGACCCCGCCTTCATCAAGGCGTCGGGCACCAACAACGACGGCGACCTCGCCACCTCCGTCGGCTACCCGGTCGAGCAGCTCGACTCCGCCAAGACCTTCGTGAAGAACTACGGGGACCAGCACTACAAGGACCCGTACGCGGCCTACGGCGGCTACTCCTACGACGCCGGCTGGGCCATCATCCAGGCCGTCAAGGCCGTCGTCGAGGACAACGACGGCAAGCTCCCGGACGACGCCCGCGCCAAGATCACCGAGGCGCTCGGCAAGGTCTCCTTCGACGGCGTCACCGGCAAGGTCTCCTTCGACCAGTACGGCGACACCACCAACAAGCAGCTCACCGTCTACAAGGTCACCAAGGGCGCCTGGAAGTCCGTGAAGAGCGAGACCTTCAAGGACTGA
- a CDS encoding hotdog fold thioesterase gives MGEQTSVKFPQEVIDEYAALGVDLPALFSAGHLGTRMGVQILEASADRVVATMPVEGNTQPYGLLHGGASAVLAETLGSVGSMLHGGSGRIAVGVDLNCTHHRGVRSGLVTGVATPVHRGRSTATYEIVISDEQDRRVCTARLTCLLREVDEAGQAKTVAEVTEAKERGEA, from the coding sequence ATGGGCGAGCAGACCAGCGTGAAGTTCCCGCAGGAGGTCATCGACGAGTACGCGGCGCTCGGCGTGGACCTTCCCGCGCTGTTCTCCGCCGGGCACCTGGGCACCCGCATGGGCGTGCAGATCCTGGAAGCCTCCGCGGACCGCGTCGTGGCCACCATGCCCGTGGAGGGCAACACCCAGCCGTACGGACTGCTGCACGGCGGGGCCTCCGCCGTGCTGGCCGAAACCCTCGGTTCGGTCGGCTCGATGCTCCACGGCGGCAGCGGGCGGATCGCGGTCGGCGTCGACCTCAACTGCACCCACCACCGCGGGGTGCGCTCCGGCCTGGTCACCGGTGTCGCCACCCCCGTCCACCGGGGCCGCTCCACCGCCACCTACGAGATCGTCATCAGCGATGAGCAGGACCGGCGGGTGTGCACCGCCCGCCTCACCTGCCTGCTGCGCGAGGTCGACGAGGCCGGCCAGGCCAAGACGGTCGCCGAGGTCACCGAGGCCAAGGAGCGCGGCGAAGCGTGA
- a CDS encoding FdhF/YdeP family oxidoreductase, whose product MAAKPPAGDPIQDAPEVTPPQHAAAGLPAVGHSLRIAQQQMGVRRTALTLLRVNQKNGFDCPGCAWPEPDKRHAAEFCENGAKAVAEEATLRRVTPDFFAAHPVADLATRSGYWLGQQGRLTQPMYLDEGAERYEPVSWDRAFDIIGDELTALDSPDEAVFYTSGRTSNEAAFLYQLFAREFGTNNLPDCSNMCHESSGSALTETLGVGKGSVLLEDLYQADLIIVAGQNPGTNHPRMLSALEKAKAGGAKIISINPLPEAGLERFKNPQNARGIAGGGTALTDLFLQIRLGGDQALFRLLNKLILETDGATDEQFIAEHTHGFEEFAKAARDADWDETLRATGLDRADIDRALRMVLDSQRTIVCWAMGLTQHKHSVPTIREVVNFLLLRGNVGRPGAGVCPVRGHSNVQGDRTMGIFERPAPAFLDALEREFGFAPPREHGFDVVRAIRALRDGQAKVFFAMGGNFVAASPDTEVTEGAMRAARLTVHVSTKLNRSHVVTGARALILPALGRTEADLQGGGPQFVTVEDSMGMVHASRGRLEPASPHLLSEPAIVCRLARRVLGPESHTPWEEFEKDYARIRDRIAAVIPGFEDFNARVSDPSGFALPHAPRDSRSFPTTTGKANFTAAPVEYPTAPEGRLLLQTLRSHDQYNTTIYGLDDRYRGIKNGRRVVLVHPEDAQELGLADGSYADLVSEWTDGTERRATGFRVIHYPTARGCAASYYPETNVLVPLDATADTSNTPASKSVVVRLEQTPPA is encoded by the coding sequence ATGGCAGCCAAGCCGCCCGCAGGCGATCCGATCCAGGACGCGCCCGAGGTCACACCCCCGCAACATGCCGCCGCCGGGCTGCCGGCCGTGGGGCATTCGCTGCGCATCGCCCAGCAGCAGATGGGGGTGCGCCGCACCGCGCTCACCCTCCTGCGCGTCAACCAGAAGAACGGCTTCGACTGCCCCGGCTGCGCCTGGCCCGAGCCGGACAAGCGCCACGCGGCCGAGTTCTGTGAGAACGGGGCGAAGGCCGTCGCCGAGGAGGCCACCCTTCGCCGGGTCACCCCCGACTTCTTCGCCGCCCACCCGGTGGCCGACCTCGCCACCCGCAGCGGCTACTGGCTCGGCCAGCAGGGCCGGCTCACCCAGCCGATGTATCTGGACGAGGGCGCCGAGCGGTACGAGCCGGTGTCCTGGGACCGGGCCTTCGACATCATCGGCGACGAGCTGACCGCGCTCGACTCCCCCGACGAGGCGGTCTTCTACACCTCGGGCCGCACCAGCAACGAGGCGGCCTTCCTCTACCAGCTCTTCGCCCGCGAATTCGGCACCAACAACCTGCCCGACTGCTCCAACATGTGCCATGAGTCCTCCGGCTCGGCGCTCACCGAGACCCTCGGCGTCGGCAAGGGCAGTGTGCTGCTCGAGGACCTGTACCAGGCCGACCTGATCATCGTGGCCGGGCAGAACCCCGGCACCAACCACCCGCGCATGCTCTCCGCCCTGGAGAAGGCGAAGGCCGGCGGCGCGAAGATCATCTCCATCAACCCGCTGCCCGAGGCCGGGCTGGAGCGGTTCAAGAACCCGCAGAACGCACGCGGCATCGCCGGCGGCGGCACCGCGCTCACCGATCTCTTCCTGCAGATCCGGCTCGGCGGCGACCAGGCCCTCTTCCGCCTCCTCAACAAGCTCATCCTGGAGACAGACGGGGCCACCGACGAGCAGTTCATCGCCGAGCACACCCACGGCTTCGAGGAGTTCGCCAAGGCCGCCCGGGACGCCGACTGGGACGAGACGCTGCGCGCCACCGGCCTCGACCGCGCCGACATCGACCGCGCGCTGCGCATGGTCCTCGACTCCCAGCGCACCATCGTGTGCTGGGCGATGGGCCTGACCCAGCACAAGCACTCGGTGCCCACCATCCGGGAGGTCGTCAACTTTCTGCTGCTGCGCGGCAATGTCGGCCGCCCCGGCGCCGGAGTCTGCCCGGTGCGCGGCCACAGCAATGTGCAGGGTGACCGCACCATGGGCATCTTCGAGCGCCCCGCCCCGGCCTTCCTCGACGCCCTGGAGCGCGAGTTCGGCTTCGCCCCGCCCCGTGAGCACGGCTTCGACGTCGTGCGGGCCATCCGCGCCCTGCGCGACGGCCAGGCGAAGGTCTTCTTCGCCATGGGCGGCAACTTCGTGGCGGCCTCCCCCGACACCGAGGTCACCGAGGGCGCGATGCGCGCCGCGCGGCTGACCGTCCATGTCTCCACCAAGCTCAACCGCTCCCATGTGGTCACCGGGGCGCGGGCGCTGATCCTGCCCGCCCTCGGCCGCACCGAGGCCGATCTGCAGGGCGGCGGCCCGCAGTTCGTCACCGTCGAGGACTCCATGGGCATGGTGCACGCCTCCCGCGGGCGCCTGGAGCCCGCGAGCCCCCATCTGCTCTCCGAACCGGCCATCGTCTGCCGGCTGGCCCGCCGGGTGCTCGGCCCCGAAAGCCACACCCCCTGGGAGGAGTTCGAGAAGGACTACGCACGGATCCGCGACCGCATCGCCGCCGTCATCCCCGGCTTCGAGGACTTCAACGCCCGGGTGAGCGACCCCTCCGGTTTCGCCCTGCCGCACGCCCCGCGCGACAGCCGCAGCTTCCCCACCACCACCGGTAAGGCCAACTTCACCGCCGCCCCCGTCGAGTACCCCACGGCGCCCGAGGGCCGGCTGCTGCTGCAGACCCTCCGCTCCCACGACCAGTACAACACCACCATCTACGGCCTGGACGACCGCTACCGCGGCATCAAGAACGGCCGCCGGGTGGTGCTGGTGCACCCCGAGGACGCCCAGGAGCTCGGGCTGGCCGACGGGAGCTACGCCGACCTGGTCAGCGAGTGGACGGACGGCACCGAGCGGCGCGCCACCGGCTTCCGCGTGATCCACTACCCGACCGCGCGCGGCTGCGCCGCCTCGTACTACCCGGAGACCAACGTCCTGGTCCCGCTGGACGCCACCGCCGACACCAGCAACACCCCGGCGAGCAAGTCCGTGGTGGTCCGCCTGGAACAGACACCCCCGGCCTAA
- a CDS encoding transcriptional regulator yields MYDLETRKRALALVRQGRSLNSVSKQIGISRFAIRAWQLRLEPISRTTDCPRCAPHPRPPDDTAAYSYLLGLYLGDGCVSRLRKGLWFLRIACADAWPGLIDSCAEAMRAVRPDNSVCRVQRQGCVMVTGYSKHWPCLLPQHGPGKKHERSITLELWQQEIVSAHPWDFVRGLVHSDGCRITNWTAKVVAGERKRYEYPRYFFTNRSDDIRKLFTDTLDQLGIAWRQTNAWNISVARRASVALMDEHVGPKY; encoded by the coding sequence GTGTACGACCTCGAAACGCGTAAACGCGCTCTTGCCTTGGTTCGCCAAGGGCGCAGCCTGAACTCCGTAAGCAAGCAGATCGGGATTTCCCGATTCGCGATTCGCGCATGGCAGCTTCGGCTGGAGCCCATCTCCCGCACGACGGATTGCCCCAGATGCGCGCCCCACCCACGGCCACCGGACGATACCGCCGCCTATTCCTATCTACTCGGGCTCTATCTCGGCGATGGCTGCGTCAGCCGCCTGCGAAAGGGCCTTTGGTTCCTGCGCATCGCATGTGCGGATGCCTGGCCGGGGCTCATCGACTCCTGCGCGGAGGCGATGCGCGCCGTTCGACCCGACAACAGCGTTTGCCGCGTCCAGCGGCAGGGGTGCGTCATGGTGACCGGCTACAGCAAGCACTGGCCGTGCCTGCTTCCTCAACATGGGCCGGGCAAAAAGCACGAACGGTCCATCACCCTGGAACTCTGGCAGCAGGAAATTGTCAGCGCCCACCCTTGGGACTTCGTCCGGGGGCTGGTGCACTCCGACGGCTGCCGTATCACCAACTGGACGGCGAAGGTCGTCGCCGGGGAGCGCAAGCGCTATGAGTACCCCCGGTACTTCTTCACCAACCGCTCCGACGACATCCGAAAGCTCTTCACCGACACGCTCGACCAGCTCGGGATCGCATGGCGGCAGACCAACGCATGGAACATCTCCGTCGCCCGCCGTGCCTCCGTCGCCCTCATGGACGAACACGTCGGGCCGAAGTACTGA
- a CDS encoding ABC transporter ATP-binding protein — protein MTALLEVEDLRVAYGKIEAVKGISFSVEAGQVVTLIGTNGAGKTTTLRTLSGLLEPLGGEIRFDGQPLKGVPAHKIVALGLAHSPEGRHIFPRLSIAENLQLGAFLRKDADGIAADIRHAYELFPILGERRAQAAGTLSGGEQQMLAMGRALMSRPKLLMLDEPSMGLSPIMMQKIMHTIAELKSQGTTILLVEQNAQAALSLADQGHVMEIGKIVLSGTGDALLHDESVRKAYLGED, from the coding sequence GTGACCGCACTGCTCGAGGTCGAGGACCTGCGCGTCGCCTACGGCAAGATCGAGGCCGTCAAGGGCATCTCGTTCAGCGTCGAGGCCGGCCAGGTCGTCACCCTCATCGGTACCAACGGCGCGGGCAAGACCACCACCCTGCGCACCCTGTCCGGCCTGCTCGAACCCCTCGGCGGAGAGATCCGCTTCGACGGCCAACCGCTGAAGGGCGTCCCCGCACACAAGATCGTCGCCCTGGGGCTGGCCCACTCACCCGAGGGCCGGCATATCTTCCCGCGGCTGTCGATCGCCGAGAACCTCCAGCTCGGAGCGTTCCTCCGGAAGGACGCGGACGGCATAGCCGCCGACATCCGCCACGCGTACGAGCTCTTCCCCATCCTCGGCGAACGCCGCGCCCAGGCCGCCGGCACCCTCTCCGGCGGTGAGCAGCAGATGCTCGCGATGGGGCGCGCGCTGATGTCCCGCCCCAAGCTGCTGATGCTCGACGAGCCCTCGATGGGCCTCTCGCCGATCATGATGCAGAAGATCATGCACACCATCGCCGAGCTCAAGTCCCAGGGCACGACGATCCTGCTGGTCGAACAGAACGCCCAGGCGGCCCTGTCGCTGGCCGACCAGGGCCATGTGATGGAGATCGGCAAGATCGTGCTGTCGGGAACGGGGGATGCGCTGCTGCACGACGAGTCGGTGCGCAAGGCGTACCTCGGCGAGGACTGA
- a CDS encoding ABC transporter ATP-binding protein: MTQMTTTTTSPVLTATGVTMRFGGLTAVQSVDLDVHPGEIVGLIGPNGAGKTTFFNCLTGLYIPTEGSVAYQGTVLPPKPHLVTQAGIARTFQNIRLFANMTVLENVLVGRHTRTKEGLWSALLRGPGFKRAEAASKARAMELLEFTGLADKADHLSRNLPYGEQRKLEIARALASDPGLLLLDEPTAGMNPQETRATEELVFAIRDLGTAVLVIEHDMRFIFNLCDRVAVLVQGQKLVEGTSEVVQSDERVIAAYLGTPFEGAPGAEEAAEVEAAEAGASEAGATTGATTGAPQDETQRGTTARTEDGQ, translated from the coding sequence ATGACACAGATGACCACCACCACGACCTCCCCCGTGCTCACCGCCACCGGCGTCACCATGCGCTTCGGCGGACTCACGGCCGTACAATCCGTCGACCTCGACGTCCACCCCGGCGAGATCGTCGGCCTCATCGGCCCCAACGGCGCCGGCAAGACCACCTTCTTCAACTGCCTCACCGGCCTCTACATCCCCACCGAGGGCAGCGTCGCCTACCAGGGCACCGTCCTGCCGCCCAAGCCCCACCTCGTCACCCAGGCCGGCATCGCCCGCACCTTCCAGAACATCCGGCTCTTCGCCAACATGACGGTCCTCGAAAACGTCCTCGTCGGCCGCCACACCCGCACCAAGGAAGGCCTGTGGTCGGCCCTCCTGCGCGGCCCCGGCTTCAAACGCGCCGAAGCCGCCTCCAAGGCCCGCGCCATGGAACTCCTGGAATTCACCGGCCTCGCCGACAAGGCCGACCACCTCTCCCGCAACCTCCCCTACGGCGAACAGCGCAAGCTGGAGATCGCACGCGCCCTCGCCAGCGACCCCGGACTGCTGCTCCTCGACGAGCCCACCGCCGGAATGAACCCCCAGGAGACCCGCGCCACCGAGGAACTGGTCTTCGCCATCCGGGACCTGGGCACCGCCGTACTCGTCATCGAGCACGACATGCGCTTCATCTTCAACCTCTGCGACCGCGTCGCCGTGCTCGTCCAGGGCCAGAAGCTCGTCGAGGGCACCTCCGAGGTCGTCCAGAGCGACGAGCGCGTCATCGCCGCCTACCTCGGCACCCCCTTCGAAGGCGCACCCGGCGCCGAAGAGGCCGCCGAGGTCGAGGCGGCGGAAGCCGGAGCCTCGGAGGCCGGAGCCACCACCGGCGCCACGACCGGCGCCCCGCAGGACGAGACCCAGCGGGGCACCACAGCACGTACGGAGGACGGACAGTGA
- a CDS encoding branched-chain amino acid ABC transporter permease: MTTDKTQPTPVDETESGTTAPRTTLLRALTAAGGAAAVVSTFLAWTWTAEFPGDLTVYGYPGGLQLLTLVLGIATAVFALAALDLKGLRWLTPSGSTGALRMLALGTFAVTWFTVIAIAVDLDGLVNLEPGGWIAAVVTAAPVATTFLLPDDTRPLCRPKQLPSWADILIIAGVFALGLYVVNYGIQTDADHPEPFIGYLIAVAFAAVALVKAGLVSRISELTSAYRSTTLVAALITAIVFPFFQDKSSFTELGVNIAIFATVALGLNIVVGLAGLLDLGYVAFLGVGAYTAALVSGSTASTIDVRFPFWAAVITGGVVSLIFGVIIGAPTLRLRGDYLAIVTLGFGEIFRLAMLNLDGTSGPSVTNGPDGIPNIPPLEIFGFNFNDDHNIAGLSLDSNGNYYLLMLLVTIVVVLIFSRAGNSRIGRAWVAIREDETAATAMGINGFRVKLVAFALGATLAGVAGAVWAHFQSTVVPEQYVFAGPVPPNSTFLVAAVILGGMGTIGGPLLGATLLYLIPKKLEFLQDYQLLAFGIALILLMRFRPEGIVPNRRQQLEYHETGQLDVPGATGLKDGAVGVTKAEA, translated from the coding sequence ATGACCACCGACAAGACCCAGCCCACCCCCGTGGACGAGACCGAATCCGGCACCACCGCACCGCGCACCACCCTGCTCCGCGCCCTCACCGCGGCCGGCGGCGCCGCCGCCGTCGTCTCCACCTTCCTCGCCTGGACCTGGACCGCCGAATTCCCCGGCGACCTGACCGTCTACGGCTACCCGGGCGGACTCCAGCTCCTCACCCTCGTCCTCGGCATCGCCACCGCCGTCTTCGCGCTGGCCGCCCTCGACCTGAAGGGCCTGCGCTGGCTCACCCCCAGCGGCTCCACCGGGGCCCTGCGGATGCTGGCCCTCGGCACCTTCGCCGTCACCTGGTTCACCGTCATCGCCATCGCCGTGGACCTGGACGGCCTGGTCAACCTCGAGCCCGGCGGCTGGATCGCCGCGGTGGTGACCGCCGCCCCCGTGGCCACCACCTTCCTGCTCCCGGACGACACCCGCCCCCTGTGCCGCCCCAAGCAGCTGCCGTCCTGGGCCGACATCCTGATCATCGCGGGCGTCTTCGCCCTCGGCCTCTACGTGGTCAACTACGGCATCCAGACCGACGCCGACCACCCCGAGCCGTTCATCGGCTACCTCATCGCCGTCGCGTTCGCCGCCGTCGCCCTCGTCAAGGCCGGGCTCGTCAGCCGGATCAGCGAGCTCACCAGCGCCTACCGCTCCACCACCCTGGTCGCCGCGCTGATCACCGCGATCGTCTTCCCCTTCTTCCAGGACAAGTCCAGCTTCACCGAACTCGGCGTCAACATCGCGATCTTCGCGACCGTCGCCCTCGGCCTGAACATCGTCGTCGGCCTCGCCGGCCTCCTCGACCTCGGATACGTCGCCTTCCTCGGCGTCGGCGCCTACACCGCCGCCCTGGTCTCCGGCTCCACCGCCTCGACCATCGACGTCAGGTTCCCCTTCTGGGCCGCCGTCATCACCGGCGGTGTGGTCTCGCTGATCTTCGGCGTGATCATCGGCGCCCCCACCCTGCGGCTGCGCGGCGACTACCTCGCCATCGTCACCCTCGGCTTCGGAGAGATCTTCCGTCTCGCCATGCTGAACCTCGACGGCACCTCAGGCCCCTCCGTCACCAACGGCCCCGACGGCATCCCCAACATCCCGCCGCTGGAGATCTTCGGGTTCAACTTCAACGACGACCACAACATCGCCGGGCTCAGCCTCGACTCCAACGGCAACTACTACCTGCTGATGCTGCTGGTCACCATCGTCGTCGTACTGATCTTCAGCCGCGCCGGCAACTCCCGCATCGGCCGCGCCTGGGTCGCCATCCGCGAGGACGAGACCGCCGCCACCGCCATGGGCATCAACGGATTCCGGGTCAAGCTGGTCGCCTTCGCACTCGGCGCCACCCTCGCCGGAGTCGCCGGCGCCGTCTGGGCCCACTTCCAGTCCACCGTCGTCCCCGAGCAGTACGTCTTCGCCGGCCCCGTCCCGCCCAACTCCACCTTCCTGGTCGCCGCCGTCATCCTCGGCGGCATGGGCACCATCGGCGGCCCCCTGCTCGGCGCCACCCTGCTCTACCTGATCCCCAAGAAGCTGGAATTCCTCCAGGACTACCAGCTCCTCGCCTTCGGTATCGCGCTCATCCTGCTGATGCGCTTCCGCCCCGAAGGGATCGTCCCCAACCGGCGGCAGCAGCTCGAATACCACGAGACCGGCCAGCTCGACGTCCCCGGCGCGACCGGACTCAAGGACGGTGCCGTCGGCGTCACCAAGGCGGAGGCATGA
- a CDS encoding branched-chain amino acid ABC transporter permease, which produces MHELPQTLVNGLTLGALYGLIAIGYTMVYGIVQLINFAHGEIFMIGGFGALTIYIWLPSGTALSLALPLMLIGGVIASVAIATAAERFAYRPLRGGPRLAPLITAIGLSIALQQAVWAFYPDAKKPRSFPQFKGSSFEIFSDLHIQRGDAFLLIAAPVCMLALGLFVSKSRAGRAMQATAQDPDTAKLMGINTDRIIVMAFAIGGAFAAVAALSHGLKYGQINFEMGFIAGLKAFTAAVLGGIGNIYGAMLGGVVLGIVEALAIKYIQDIPGMDQLGGGAWKDVWAFTLLIVVLLVRPQGLLGERVADRA; this is translated from the coding sequence GTGCACGAACTGCCGCAAACGCTGGTCAACGGCCTGACCCTTGGCGCCCTCTACGGCTTGATCGCCATCGGGTACACCATGGTCTACGGCATCGTCCAGCTCATCAACTTCGCCCACGGCGAGATCTTCATGATCGGGGGCTTCGGGGCCCTCACCATCTACATCTGGCTGCCCAGCGGCACCGCGCTCTCCCTCGCCCTGCCCCTCATGCTGATCGGCGGCGTCATCGCCTCGGTCGCCATCGCCACCGCGGCGGAACGCTTCGCCTACCGGCCCCTGCGCGGCGGCCCCCGGCTCGCCCCCCTGATCACCGCGATCGGCCTGTCCATCGCACTGCAGCAGGCCGTCTGGGCCTTCTACCCCGACGCCAAGAAGCCCCGCAGCTTCCCGCAGTTCAAAGGCTCCTCGTTCGAGATCTTCAGCGATCTGCACATCCAGCGCGGCGACGCCTTCCTCCTCATAGCCGCCCCGGTGTGCATGCTCGCCCTCGGGCTGTTCGTCTCCAAGAGCCGCGCCGGCCGCGCCATGCAGGCCACCGCACAGGACCCCGACACCGCCAAGCTCATGGGCATCAACACCGACCGCATCATCGTGATGGCCTTCGCCATCGGCGGTGCGTTCGCCGCCGTCGCCGCCCTCTCCCACGGGCTCAAGTACGGCCAGATCAACTTCGAGATGGGCTTCATCGCCGGCCTCAAGGCATTCACCGCCGCCGTGCTCGGCGGCATCGGCAACATCTACGGCGCCATGCTCGGCGGCGTCGTCCTCGGCATCGTCGAGGCCCTGGCCATCAAGTACATCCAGGACATCCCCGGGATGGACCAACTCGGCGGCGGCGCCTGGAAGGACGTATGGGCCTTCACCCTGCTCATCGTCGTCCTGCTGGTCAGGCCACAGGGCCTGCTCGGCGAACGCGTCGCGGACCGGGCGTGA
- a CDS encoding ANTAR domain-containing response regulator: MSTADAPDAQSHVPPLTTRVVIAEDEALIRLDLKEMLEEEGYSVVGEAGDGETAVALAQEHRPDLVILDVKMPVLDGISAAERIAADRIAPVLMLTAFSQRELVERARDAGAMAYLVKPFSKSDVVPAIEMAVSRFTELKTLEQEVADLSQRLETRKLVDRAKSILQTQYGLTEPAAFRWIQKTSMDRRLSMQQVAEAVIEDAAEKKAKE; this comes from the coding sequence GTGAGCACCGCTGACGCCCCCGACGCGCAGTCGCACGTCCCACCGCTGACAACCCGCGTCGTCATCGCCGAGGACGAGGCGCTCATCCGCCTCGACCTGAAGGAGATGCTCGAGGAGGAGGGGTACTCCGTCGTCGGCGAGGCGGGCGATGGTGAGACGGCTGTCGCGCTTGCCCAGGAGCACCGCCCCGACCTCGTCATCCTCGATGTGAAGATGCCGGTTCTCGACGGCATCTCCGCCGCCGAGCGGATCGCGGCCGACCGTATCGCGCCCGTCCTGATGCTGACCGCCTTCTCCCAGCGCGAGCTGGTCGAGCGGGCCCGGGACGCCGGGGCGATGGCGTATCTGGTGAAGCCGTTCAGCAAGAGCGATGTGGTCCCGGCCATCGAGATGGCCGTCTCCCGCTTCACCGAGCTGAAGACGCTGGAGCAGGAGGTCGCCGACCTCTCTCAGCGGCTGGAGACGCGCAAGCTGGTTGACCGGGCCAAGAGCATTCTGCAGACGCAGTACGGGCTGACCGAGCCCGCCGCCTTCCGCTGGATCCAGAAGACCTCGATGGACCGCCGGCTGTCGATGCAGCAGGTGGCCGAGGCCGTTATCGAGGACGCGGCGGAGAAGAAGGCCAAGGAGTAA